TGTCTGCTGCACCACGTGCGTCAGTTCATGCCCCAGCAGCCGCTTCCCATCAGGTGAATGAGGCGCATAGCGCCCGGCATCAAACACAACATGGGAACCGACCGTATAGGCCAACGCATTCACAGCCTGCGCCGACTGCTGAGCCGCCTGATCCGTATGGATACGGACATCGCCAAGATCTCGTCCGAACCGTGGTTCAAAAAAGGCCCGAGCAGACAAACCCAACGGCTGCCCTGGCGAGCGAAGGACCGAATCGACCGAGGCTGAAGCATCGCCAACCGTGACACCTTGCGCCTTCCGCGATACCCTCACCGGCTCCTCTTCCTCGCATGCCGGGCAAGAAGACCCACCCGCCGCGCAAGTCGCACATTGCCGCTGTACCATCGGCTCCGGCATCCGCATGATCTGATCGGCCACATGATCCGCTTCCAACTCAGCGGGGTCGCTTGGTTGGCTGATGGCCAATTTGGGCTGCAGAAAAAGCGGAAAACCTCCGGCAGTCGAACTCGACAGAGCGCCTTTTGAGGAATGGCCGAGCGACGATACAATCGTCTGCTCCCGCTTATCATCCGGCACACGCTTTATGGATACAGCTATTGTCGACATCTTCACGCTCGTCATCTCAGCCTAGCGCTACGTTACTTGGCGAGTCTTGAAAAGACTCCCACCCGAGTTAATTCACCGACGGCTCAATTCTGGGTTCCTGAATTCGAAGCCGGTTTCACACATTCACCGCGCCTCTATTCATCCTTCTCTTGCCTGAGTCAAAGAGCCGTGCCTGGAGCGGAACCCGTACCTCTGGCGCCAGTGATCAGCGAGAGCGGAACCGTCGCATTACCGAACATCCAATAGTCCGTGGCACCTAACGATTGCATCTCGACTGCAGCCGCATGGACGCAATTGGTCCCTCTGACTCCATCACCAGGGAACAGGGAATACCCATAGCCTGCCGGATGCCATTCGTAGCGATCCTGGAACCACACCTGAACCGTCCCCGCAGCAGTATCAACCGCGTAGTCCATCCGGTCGATGGCGCCAAACGCATTCTGAAAATCTTCTTCCGCATAGTCAGGCTGCGTAATAGTGACGTACCCGGTTAAACTGCTGGTAATCGCCATAGCGAGCACACTACGAACCCCCGAATCGCGGCGAATGACGTCGGCAAGATCCTCCGCCAAATTGACACCTCCACCGGCAAGATAGTGATCGAGATGCGCTTGCCCGAGTGGTGAGCTCGACAACACCGTGTTGCGTGCAACTGCGAGTACATCCGCAGGGGACATTGACGCACAGGCACAGGCAATGCTGGCATCGACCGCTCCCCCTACTGTCGGCCCGAACATTCCCATGCTGCCGGTTATGGCCGCGCAAGAAGCAGCCGCATCTGCCTGGACATCAGTCCATCGTCCCGTCGGCGTATGGCCATGCGCGACGCCCGGGTGCCATTCCGGGATTGTAGT
This window of the Nitrospirota bacterium genome carries:
- a CDS encoding DUF4157 domain-containing protein, with protein sequence MLTAAVATTRVPEATPKQRFVSSPASYADDLAVNISAVGLPLFLQPKPAISQPNDPAEQEADRVADQVMRMADPALAERSIDSTMNHTSSIQRLCQGCEDEEALQRQTIPSMPKPLSSDRDAVSATLRQGGQPLDPNTREFFEPRFGTDFSAVRIHTDAQAVESARSVNALAYTVGRDVVFNNSQYAPHSDSGRRLLAHELTHVVQGGGLGLIARQVREGPTTTIPEWHPGVAHGHTPTGRWTDVQADAAASCAAITGSMGMFGPTVGGAVDASIACACASMSPADVLAVARNTVLSSSPLGQAHLDHYLAGGGVNLAEDLADVIRRDSGVRSVLAMAITSSLTGYVTITQPDYAEEDFQNAFGAIDRMDYAVDTAAGTVQVWFQDRYEWHPAGYGYSLFPGDGVRGTNCVHAAAVEMQSLGATDYWMFGNATVPLSLITGARGTGSAPGTAL